The following coding sequences lie in one Armatimonadota bacterium genomic window:
- a CDS encoding dipeptide epimerase: MSLHFHSEIRTLQKLYPLTISRGTMSSSDNLFVTLSDGTHTGIGEHAPATGKAWTAERGQTQLKDFFASQGVPESPFDLWQAMKDAEIDPPAMAALDIALWDLLAKQGGLPLYRLLGLPKRAVPTSVTIGINPPEVTRERVPDILRTTGAKCLKIKLGSPEGRDHDKEHFMAAKESSDAFGVKLRVDANGGWTVAEAIDMIAWLAERGVDYVEQPLAEGQEAGLPEVFAHRKLPIFVDESCRFSSDIPKWAAHVDGVNLKLMKCGGVTEALRIVATAHAHGLQTMIGCMSESSIAIAAGAAMSALFDYIDLDSHLNLNPDPASGAEIHDGLVLPNEKPGHGAALND; this comes from the coding sequence ATGTCGCTTCACTTTCACTCCGAAATCCGAACGCTTCAAAAGCTTTATCCGTTGACGATCAGCCGCGGAACCATGTCCAGTTCCGACAACCTGTTCGTGACCCTGTCCGATGGCACGCACACCGGCATTGGCGAGCATGCGCCCGCCACCGGCAAAGCGTGGACCGCCGAACGGGGTCAGACGCAGTTGAAGGACTTCTTCGCCTCCCAAGGCGTTCCCGAGTCGCCCTTTGATCTCTGGCAGGCGATGAAGGACGCCGAGATCGACCCGCCCGCGATGGCGGCGCTCGATATTGCGCTTTGGGACCTGCTGGCCAAGCAGGGCGGCCTTCCCCTTTACCGCCTGCTTGGACTCCCCAAGCGGGCCGTACCCACTAGCGTGACCATCGGCATCAATCCGCCCGAAGTTACTCGTGAGCGAGTGCCCGACATCCTGCGAACTACCGGTGCAAAGTGCCTCAAGATCAAGCTCGGCTCGCCGGAAGGGCGAGATCATGACAAAGAGCACTTCATGGCCGCCAAGGAATCGTCCGACGCGTTCGGAGTGAAGCTCCGCGTCGATGCCAACGGCGGCTGGACGGTCGCCGAAGCGATCGACATGATCGCTTGGCTCGCCGAGCGCGGAGTGGATTACGTCGAACAACCCTTGGCCGAGGGCCAAGAGGCGGGCTTGCCCGAAGTTTTTGCTCATCGCAAACTGCCCATCTTTGTGGACGAATCTTGCCGGTTCTCTAGCGATATCCCCAAGTGGGCCGCCCATGTGGATGGCGTGAACCTCAAGCTGATGAAATGTGGCGGCGTCACCGAAGCCCTTCGCATCGTGGCCACCGCGCATGCTCACGGTCTGCAAACCATGATCGGATGTATGAGCGAATCCAGCATCGCCATCGCCGCCGGCGCGGCGATGAGCGCCCTCTTCGACTACATCGACCTCGACTCTCATCTGAACCTGAATCCCGATCCCGCCAGCGGAGCCGAAATCCACGATGGTTTAGTTCTCCCGAACGAGAAGCCTGGTCACGGAGCCGCCCTGAATGATTGA
- a CDS encoding DUF1611 domain-containing protein, whose protein sequence is MIDPSVPLAIYLEGALGLDIGKMGYGILRYSPNPVACVIDSVHAGQSVTDVVGSPRNAPVVATLDEAIALGAKALVLGTAPPGGLIPAEWRPIIAQAVANGLSILNGLHEALAPQFPNLASGQVVWDIRQEPPNLKPGSGAARTLNNRRILMVGTDMAVGKMTAGLELQKAAIQRGIDAAFLATGQIGITVSGAGVPLDAVRVDYASGAIEQETLKYADRDWVIVEGQGSLVHPGSTATLPLLRGSMPTDLILCTRAGQTHLKRIADIPIPPLPELIRLYEDLATVCGTFPRAMVRAIAVNSSHLDDEQAQKEIEAVRQQTGLPTVDPIRQSADALVEAILA, encoded by the coding sequence ATGATTGATCCGTCGGTGCCGCTCGCCATCTATCTGGAGGGCGCGCTGGGCTTGGATATCGGCAAGATGGGCTACGGTATCCTGCGCTACTCGCCAAACCCGGTTGCCTGCGTCATCGATTCTGTCCATGCGGGCCAGTCGGTTACCGACGTGGTCGGCTCGCCGCGAAATGCGCCCGTCGTTGCGACGTTAGACGAGGCCATCGCCCTCGGCGCAAAGGCGCTGGTGTTGGGCACGGCCCCTCCCGGCGGACTGATCCCTGCCGAGTGGCGACCGATCATCGCCCAAGCCGTTGCCAACGGCCTCAGCATCCTCAACGGCCTGCACGAGGCGCTAGCTCCGCAGTTTCCCAACTTGGCTTCCGGCCAAGTGGTGTGGGATATCAGACAGGAGCCGCCCAACCTCAAGCCTGGTTCGGGTGCGGCCCGAACCCTGAACAATCGTCGCATCTTAATGGTGGGGACCGACATGGCCGTCGGCAAGATGACCGCCGGTCTTGAACTCCAAAAAGCCGCCATCCAGCGCGGTATTGACGCCGCCTTCCTCGCCACTGGCCAAATCGGCATCACCGTCTCCGGCGCAGGCGTCCCCCTGGATGCGGTTCGCGTGGACTACGCCTCTGGTGCCATCGAGCAGGAAACCCTGAAATACGCCGACCGCGATTGGGTGATCGTCGAGGGCCAGGGCTCACTGGTACACCCTGGTTCAACGGCGACGCTCCCGCTCCTGCGGGGATCGATGCCGACCGATCTGATCCTCTGCACCCGCGCTGGTCAAACTCACCTCAAGCGCATCGCCGACATTCCGATTCCGCCGTTACCGGAACTGATTCGCTTGTACGAGGACTTGGCCACGGTCTGCGGCACCTTCCCTCGGGCGATGGTCCGCGCCATCGCTGTCAATTCCTCGCACTTGGACGACGAACAGGCTCAGAAGGAAATTGAAGCCGTTCGCC